The genomic segment CCCCCACTACCACTAGATGACAGTCTTGCAGGGGGTCCCCGTGACTATAGACTGGAGAAGGAGGAAGCCTGGCCTGGCCCACCATGGTGGGCATGGTGTGTTGGGCTGACAGCGGCGAAGGAACCCTGGGCCAGAGCCTTGGCCCTGCAGTGGGTGCTCCCCGTTCCCTCCGCCCcctgagaggaaaggagagtggCTCCTGGGCGGCATGGCCTGGCTGGTGGGTCAGGGCCTGAGAGGAGCAGGAGTGGACAAGGTGTGGGTGGACATGGGGGTGAGGTCATGCCAACGTTTGCTAGGAGCACCGTGCAGAGCAGCCACTGGGCCACCCGACCCACGCGGCTTGGCTGTGGGACACTGGTCACTCGTGCTTGCACGTGGGCTCCCACTGAGGTGGCCCCGTGCAGGCTGGTGAGGTGCCCCTCCCAGCCGGGCCCAGCCCCTCTCACTATGCACAGCAGCCTCCCGGCAAGACCACGGAGGCGACAGCAACCAGAGACCAGGTAGCAACAAGGAGCAGACAGCCACTTCAGCTTGCTGCCCTGCCTCTCGGTCGCCCCCAGGTCCCTGGAAACACCCCCTCGAACCTCAGAGCCCCTTCCATCAAGGGGGGCTGCATGGATCCAGGGCCACAGGATGCCAGGCCCTCTGGAAGCTGCTGGCCTGGCGCGGCTGACCCCCGTGGGATGGCATGTGGGTGGGACCTCGAGCCAAGGACCCCAAGAGGGGAGGCTGAGAAGGCCCACCCCCCACAGGCCCAGGACCCGCTGGGGCGTGTGCTGCTTGTCCCTGCAGCCTGTCAGTGAGACCCTCATGGTCCCGGTTGGCGAGGGAATACATGGCTGTCCGGGGCAGGGTGCGGGCTCCCTCAACTCACGGCCTCAGAGGCCACCCAGCACAGCAGCACCGTCCCAGCCAGGAGGCCCCTGACTACCATGCAGAAGAAGGGCTGCTGCCCTGGGCAGGCTCAGTTCTAACTGCAAGTGGGCAAGAGAGGAGAGCCCAAGGGTGTGGGACCAGGGGACCAGGACTCACCCCCGGGGATGAGGGCCTGGCCCTCCCCGGGCTGAGCAGGGAGACAGCTCATCGGGGCTGTGGCTGACCCACTCACCCTCCTCTTTAAAGTTCTCCCAGAACGAATCCTGGAGAAGTTGGAATCAACTGAACGTGATGAGCAGGGGTGTGGAGGGGAGGCTGCAGCAGAGATGCTGACGCTCTGCCCACTGACCACCACCTGTGCTCACGACCGCCCTCTTCTCTGGATGGCTACCCTTGGCCAAATTGGACCATGTACCCGGGGGGCACAGTCAGTGACCAACCAAGGGACGTCACCTCAGGTGTAAGTTCCCGTCACAGATCCAGCCTGGGTGCTGGGCATGCAGACCCCAGCTGGCCGGGCCTCCACCTCCTCTGTGCTCTGGGCCCCTTAGCCCGGGGCACTCTCTGAGAGTGTGGCCTCCAGCCAGCATCTTCACCAAGCTCAGAGCCTGGGGCTGCAGCACCCTTAGCCGACACGCCACCTAAGCTCTGGACAAGAAGGGACACAGGACCACGGGGAGGTTGGAATTGCTTTTATTGGGGCGAGCGCGGCAGGCCCGCCGTGGTCAGGTTAGTGTTCTGCCCTCGGAGGCAGCCGAAGCCGGGTGCCTCCACCCGCCACCTCCCTGGGTTAGTGGAACATGCAAAGCTCAGTCAGAGGGTGGAGGCAGGGGTGGAGCCGCCAGGGCCCGGGCGATGGAGCAGGAGCGGGCGGCACTGGCCGGCGGCCTGGTTGGCATGGATCGCCCGGGCCGCATCCCAGGCCCACTTGGGGGCTGAGGCTccctgggagaggcaggcaggcagcaccCGGGGAAGGGTTGCCCCACAGGCCTCGGGGGGGGCGCTTGGCCCACAGTGGGCAGAAGCCTACGGGGGCCCCGCCGTACCTGGCTGGCACGCCTGAGAGCTGGGCAGTGGCGAGCCTTTCACCAGGAGGGTCTGTCTCCCACCCCAGGTCTGGGTCCTTGGGGCCTGGGGTGCAAAGGGGGACACAGAAGGCACTTACTAGGGAGCTGAGGCTAGAAGGCTGAAGCCAGAGGCCTGGGGTCTGGGGGGCCTGGCTGGGCCGGCTGGGTCTGCTCGGGGACCTCACCCTCCCGTGGGGAAGGGGCTTCCTGAGCAGCCGAGGAGAGGAAGGTGACCAGGACTCACTGCTGCCCGCGCAGAGCGAGAGGGTCAGTCCTGGAGACATAGAGGTGCTGGTCCCAACGGCCCTGCTGCTGGGGGCTACATCCGCTGCCCAGGCAGGTCGGGCTGGGGGTTGGGTGGGGCTGGTCTACAGGACTGGGGGAAGCTCACCCAGACGGAACCccctggggagatgggagggctgAGTTGGGGGGCCCACCTCTGGACCCTCCAAGGCACCTGGCTGTGGTGAGTGGCAGGTAAAGAGGAGCAGGGAGACCCGGGGGATGGGGTGGTCAGTGGGGCTGGACTGGCCCCATCCCCGGGAGACAGGCTGTCTGGACAACAGGTATATATTAATACGTTAGTCTAGTCTTTTTGGTTAAACTTTAGGCACCGCTTGGGAGGAAGACACCTTTCAACGTTAGAGAGAGACCCCAGCGCCTGGGCGGGAGGCCACATGCAGAGCGGGAGGCGGGGAGCAGGAGGGGTCAGGCTGCCGCGGACTCGGGGCCCCCCAGGGAGGAAGTGGGCCCCGAGGCATAGCGGCGGCCGTAGCCTGAGGAGGAGTAGGACGAGGAGGAGAAGGTCATGGAGAAGCCTGAGCCCGTGGCGTCGAAGCTGCCGCGACGAGAGCCAGCCCGGGAGCCGGTGCGCGAGCCGGAGCGCGAGCCTGCGGTGGAGCCGGAGCCGCTGACGCTGTAGGGGCTGTAGTAGCCCTTGCTGGACTGGGCGGCGGCCTCCAGCAGCCGCAGCCCCGTGCCCTCCTCCACCATGCTGCGGTCCAGCGCGTCCTTGTAGGAGATCTTGAGCTTGGTCTTGGGGCAGGTGAGGTACTTGGAGTACGCGCTGACGTCGCGCAGCTTCTGGGCAGTGCGGGCATCCACCGTGCCGCGCTGCAGGGCCTCATCCAGGGGCACGCGGCCCGGCATGTCGGGCTCGATCAGGCCACCCGTCAGGTACTGCACCTCCAGGAAGCGCTGCCCCGCCTCGTAGTAGAGCCAGCCCTTCTTCAGGGCCTGGGCGGCCGACATTTTGGTCTTGGTGCGCGGGTCCTCAAAGCCGCAGAAGGCCTTCTGGGCCAGGTTGATGCGGTCCACCATGATCTTGTCCACTAGGCCCTTGTTGACAGCGTCGGTGACAGGGAAGCGTTCGCCAGTGTTGGGGTCGATGATGCCCCCAGTGCAGGCCTGCGCCTCCAGCAGCCGCTGGCCCGTGATATTGTCCACCAGGTTGCGGTGCATGGCCTCTGTGATGGACACCTTCTCCAGGGTCTCGGTGTCCAGGATGCCAGCCACAGGGCCTGTCTCCTCCGTGGGGTCAGACCAGGAGGCCAGCTGGGTCCTAGAGACGGCCGGGCTGATGGGGTAGGAGGACGACGACCCCACAGAGGATGAGCGTGAGCGGAAGCCACTGGCATTGCCTGAGAGCATGTCAGCGAACTCGGTGATGGACAGTGTGCCAGCGCGGTACTGGTCCAGTGCTGAGCGGTCGATGAGACTCTTGGCGATGGCCTCATCAATGTCGTATTGGCGGCCCGAGCGGCGGTCGATGATCATGGATTTGACCACGCCATCCGAGGACGAGATGGTGATCTCCTCCCACTCACACTCTTGCTCCGACAGCTCCAGATAGGTCTGGTGGTCGATGAGGCCCTTGCGGTAGGCCTCGTACACAGACATCTCCTTGCCCGTCTCGGGGTCCACGATGACCACGCGCCGCTTGCGCACTGAGGACTTGGAGGACGTCTTCCgctccctcttcttctccttcagCGGCAGGAGCCGCAGCCCCGTCTGGGGGTCGGTGACACAGCGCTCCATCAGCTGCAGGTATGTGAGGTTCTCCTCTGTGTTGGGGTCGAAGAAGCCCTTGGTGTCATCCGAGGGGTCGGTGAGGATCTCGTTCATCTCCTCGTCGAAGAGGCCACGCTGGTAGGCCACGTCCACAGGGAGGCGGTGGCTCTCCTCGGGGTCGATGATGCCGCCTGTGGCGATCTGGGCCTCCAGCAGGCGGATGCCGTGGTCCTTGAGGATGAGGCCCTTCTTCATGGCCTGGAAGAGGGAGATGAGCTTCCCGGAGTAGGGGTCCTTGTAGCCGGTGACGGCACGCTCGGCCGACAGCAGCTTGTCCTTGAACTCGGGGCCTACGATGCCCATGCGCACGGCCTCCTCCACAGTCAGCTTGAGCCCCTTGATGGGGTCGATGACGTAGCCGGTGGCTGCCTGCGCCTCCAGGAGCTCGAAGGCCGTGCCGGGCCGGATGATGCCCTTCTTCATGGCCTGGTACACCGACAGCCGCTCCTTGGTGGCATCGACGAGGACGCCAGCGATGCTGCTGGTGCCCTCGAGGAACTTCTGCAGATTCTTGGAGACCTCCTCAATGGAGGTCAGGCCCTCCTGCAGCCGCTGCGCCGTGACCTCGTCCATGACGTGAGAGCGCACGAGTTCCTCCACTGTGATCTGCTTGCGCAGACCACGGAAGGTCAGCTTGCGGGCATCTGAGAGTGGCAGGAGGAGCAGGCCGCTGGCTTCATCGCGGCGGCAGCGCCGGAGCAGCTGTGTGTAGCTGAGGTGCTCGTCCGTGGAGGGGTCCACGTAGCTACGCACCTCACTGGGCTCTGACAGCTGGTCGTGCGTGTCCTTGTTGAGGTAACCACGCTGGTAGGCCACCTCCAGCGGGAGGTGGAAGCCCAGGCGTGGGTCCACGATGCCGCCCGTGGCCAGCTGAGCAtccagcagcctcagggcctcCTCAGCGGGGATCAGGTCCTTCTTCATGGCCTGGAAGAGCGAGATGGTCTGCTCTGTGTAGGGGTCGCGGTAGCCGGTCACAGCCCGCTCGGCTGACAGCAGCCGGTCATGCAGCTCGgggcccaccaggcccttccGCACGGCTTCATCCACGGTCAGCCGCTCACCCTTCACCGGGTCCAGCAGGAAGCCCGTGGCCGCCTGTGCCTCCAGCAGCAGGCGGGCCACCTCGGCACTCAGCAGCCCCTTCTTGAGGGCCTGGTAGATGGTGAGGGTCTGCCTGGAGCCAGGCAGGTAGACGCCGGCTACACAGCCTGTGCCGTAGAGGTAGCGCCAGGCAGACTCGGCCTCCAGCACCTCACGGAGGCTCCTGGTGCCCTCCCGGAGCAGGCTGTAGGACTCACGGGAGATGACCCGGGCCTCGTACAGGTCCTCGGCCGTGAGGCGGCGGCGCACGTAGTCATAGGACGCTAGGTTCTGCTGGCGCACAATCTCGGTCTTCTCAATGATctcaatgatgatgatgatcatGCGTTCCTTGGTCACACGGCCGGCCTGGAAGTCGGCCATCAGCTGGGCCCGCTGCTCCTCGGGGATCAGGTCAGACTGCATCACCTCCCACAGGGACATGGTGGAGCCCCCATGGCTGCCACCCCCGGGGATGTCGATCTGTGTCTCCTCGAAGGCCCTCCGCGTCTCCTCCTCGGTGTACACCCGCGTGGTCTCCACCACCTCCGCCTTCTCTGGCCCTTTCAGTGGCAGCAGCCGCAGGCCCGTCTCGGGGTCCTCCACGCAGCGCTCCATCAGCTGCCTGTACGTGAGGTTCTCGTGCGTGTTGGGGTCGAAGAAGCCCTTGGTGTCGTCGCTGGGGTCTTGTAGGATGCGGTTCATCTCCTCATCGAAGTAGCCACGCTGGTAGGCCACGTCCACAGGCACGCGGTGGCTGTGCACGGGGTCGATGATGCCACCCGTTGCGATCTGGGCCTCCAACAGGCGGATGCCGTGCTCTCTGACAACCAGGCCCTTCTTCATGGCCTGGAAGAGGGAGATGGTGCTGCCCGAGTAGGGGTCCTTGTAGCCGGTCACGGCCTTCTCGGCCGACAGCAACTTCTCATGCAGCTCGGGGCCCACGACACCGGCCTTCACGGCCTCGTGGACGTACAGGCGCTGATTCCTCACAGGGTCCACCAGGAAGCCCGTGGCCGCCTGCGCCTCAAGCAGGAGGATGGCAGTGCTGGGCCTGAGCAGACCCCGTCGCATGGCCTCGTAGATGGTCACCTTCTCCTTGGACTCCTCCAGGTAGATACCAGCCAGGCAGCCgctgccctggagaagggtcCGCACAGAGTCCAGCTCTGACAGGTCCTTGACTGATGTCTTGCCGTCCTTGAGCTGCTCAAACTGGGAGCTGCTGAGGATGCCGGCAGCCAGGAGCTCGCTGGCCGGCACTGGGGCACGGAGACCGCTAAAGGAGAGCCTCTCCCGCCGCGTGGTCTCCACCTCCTCCACGATGGTGATGACAATCTTGATGATCTTCTCCACAGTGACCTTGCCCGTGCGGAACTGCCTCAGCAGTTCCTGTCTCTGTTCAGCTGTGAAGTACTCAGAGTTGATGAGCTCCCAGATGGTCACTGCCCGGCCCTGGAAGCTGCCCACAGGGACCTCGACAGTGGCCTTCTGGAAGGCCTCACGGGCCTGGACCTCGGAGTAGAGCTCCTGCTGCCGGGCCCGGGCTGCCTCCTCTGAGAGCGGCAGCAGACTCAGTCCTGTCAGCGGGTCGGGGCGGCACTGTTGCTGGAGCTGGCTGTAGGTGGCCGGCTCCCAAGTACGGGGGTCATAGTAGGTCTTGGCGTCATCTCTGGGCGCTGAGAGAGCGGTGCTGGTTTCCTTATCCAGGTAGCCGCGGGCACAGGCGACATCCAGGGGCACACGGTGGCTCTTGCTGGGGTCCACGGTGCCCCCCGTGGACAGCTGGGCATCCAGTAGACGCAGGCCCTGCTCCCTGGGAATGAGGCCCTTCTTCAGGGCCTGGAACAGGGACACGCTCTGCCCCGAGTAGGGGTCCTTGTAGCCGGTCACAGCCTTCTCAGCCGACAACATCTTCTCGTGCAGCTCAGGACCTACCAGGCCGGCGCGTACCGCCTCGTCCACAGTCAGCCGTGTGCTGGTGGCAGGGTCGATGATGTGCCCGGTGCCAGCCTGGGCCTCGAGCAGGGCCACGGCTGCCTCCGGCTGCAGCAGCTCTTTCTTCAGAGCCTCGTAAATGCTTAGTTTCTGCCTCGACTCCTCCAGCCACACACCTGCAATGACGCCTGAGCCCCGAAGGGCCCGCCGCACACCTTCCACCTCAGCCACCTCCTGCACGGAGCGCTCACCCAGCTGCAGCTGGCGGAAGAGGTCCCAGTCGATGACCCCGCTCTCAAGCAGCTCGGCAGCAGGGACCAGGGCGCGCAGGCCCTGGAAGCAGAGCTGGCCCTTCTGCTCGTGCTCCTCGATGACGGTGATGACAATCTTGATGATCTTCTCCACGGTGACCTTGCCCGTGCGGAACTGCCGCAGGAGGTCCCGCCGCTGCTCGGCCGTGAAGTACTCGGAGTTGATGAGCTCCCAGATGGTCACCGTTTTGCCCTGGAACTTGCCAAATGGTGCTGACACAGTGGCCTTCTCAAACACGTCCCGGGCCTCCGAGTCAGTGTAGACCAGCTCACCACCCTTGGCAGCCTGATCAGTGAGTGGCAGCAGCCGCAGGCCTGTCTCGGGATCCTCCACACAGCGTTCTAGCAGCTGCATGTACGTGAGGTTCTCGTGCGTGTTGGGGTCAAAGAAGCCCTTGGTGTCATCGCTGGGGTCCTGCAGGACGCGGTTCATCTCCTCGTCGAAGTAACCACGCTGGTAGGCCACGTCCACGGGCACGCGGTGGCTGTGCACGGGGTCGATGACGCCGCCCGTGGCGATCTGGGCCTCCAGCAGGCGGATGCCGTGCTCGCGCACGATGAGGTCCTTCTTCATGGCCTGGAAGAGGGAGATCTGCTGCCCGGTGTACGGGTCCTTGTAGCCGGTGACGGCACGCTCAGCCGACAGCAGCTTGTGGTGCAGCTCGGGGCCCACGACGCCCTCCTTCACGGCTTCGGTGACAGTCAGCCGCCTGTTCCGCACTGGGTCCAGGAGGAAGCCTGAGGCCGCCTGGGCCTCAAGCAGGATGAGAGCGGTGCCCGGGCTCAGCAGCTGCCTCCTCAAGGCTGCGTAGATGGTCAGCTTCTCGTTGCCAGGCTTCAGTAGCAGCCCGGCGATACTGCTGTGGCCCTGCAGGTAGCGGCGCACATCCTCCCGCTGTGTGAGCTCGACCACCGTGGTGCGGCCCTGCGCCAGCCCCTGCAGCTCCTCTGTGCTCAGGATGCCTGCCTCCTGCAGCTGCAGGGCTGGCACCTTCTGTCTCAGGCCCTCGAAGGCATGTTCTGGCTCTGCGGCTGGGCCGTCGGCCACGTCCTGGCCATTGGGCAGGGCTCTGGTGGCCGCCGCCTGAGCAGCGGTAATCTCCTCGGAGTGGGCCAGTGCGGCCCGATGCTCCTCCTCCAGGTGCTCCAGCCGCTCACGCAGCCGGCGATTCTCCTCTGCCAGtagctgctcctgctgctgccgctgctgctccAGGAGCTGCAGCTCCTCCTGCTTGCGCCGCACACCCTCCTCAGCCTCGCGCTGCCGCCGCTGCGCCTCCTCCATGCTGGCCAGCAGCTGCTCCTTCTCCTGCTgcatctgctgctgctgtcgctGCTGCTCCTCTCGCAACTTCTGTGCCTTGGCCACCTCGTCCTGGAAGAGGCGCTCCAGCTTGGCCTTCTCTTCCTCGATGAAGCGTTCCCGCTGCAGCAGGCTGTCCTTCTCAGAGAGGAAGCTCTGCTGCAaggcctgtgtctcctgcagcagTTGCTCCTGCTGTACCGTCTGCATCTGTCAAGAGGGTAGGGAGCGGTCAGGGACACCTGGCCGGGCGCACCCTCCCCAGAGCAGACCCCACCCCAGGTCCCTGCCCTCCACTGCGAGATACCTCCTCAGACTTGAGCTGCAACAGCTCAGCCTCCTTTTTGAGCTTGTCCTTCTCGCGCTCCAGCTCTGCAATGGCCTCCCTCAGGCGATCGGCATCCCGGTCGCTCTGCTGCCGCTGGGTCTCCAGCGTCTGCACCAGCGTCACCTTCTCCTGAGTGGCAAGCTCTGTGCGGTGCAGCTTTGCGCCAATCTCCTCCGCCTGCTTCCGGAAGCGCTGGGCGTCCTCCTCCGCGCGAGCCTGGGCCCGGCTCATCTCGGCCACGCGCAGCCTGAGTCTCTCGGCCTCCGCGCTCATTTCCAGCTGCCGTTGCCGCTCAGTCTCCAGGGTCCGCTGGAAGCCTTGCGTCTCCTGTGCCAGCTGCTGAGCCATCTGCTCCTTGTCCTCCTGCAGCCGGCGGGCCTGCTCCTGGGCCAGCTCCTTCTGCTGCTGCAGCAGCTCTGCCTCGGCCTTGAGCCGCGTGGCCTCCTGTACTGCCTGCATCTTCTCCTTGAGCATCTTCTCCGCCAGGGCCCGCTGCTGAGCCAGGTCCTCCTCCGCCAGCTGCCGCAGCCGAGCCGCCTCCTGAGCCGCCACACTCAGCCGCGCGGCCTCCTCCGCCACCTGCTTCATCTTCTCGGCCTCCTCCTGCAGGAGGCGCTGCGTGTTGTCCTTGTCGCGCAGGATAAGGGCGCGGTTCTCCGCCTCGATTCGCGCCTTGAGCTTGCCGAGCTCCTCCATCTGGACGCGCACGGAGAACAGCTCCTCCTCTACCTGGCTGCGCTGGCGCGCGGCCTCCGTCACCTCCGCCTTCAGCCGCTGCAGCTCCTGGTCCAGGATGCTCTTCTGGT from the Cervus canadensis isolate Bull #8, Minnesota chromosome 12, ASM1932006v1, whole genome shotgun sequence genome contains:
- the PLEC gene encoding plectin isoform X8, whose amino-acid sequence is MAAPGTRGAGVAFATQKEVVLERPCWLDGGCEQARRGYLYGQLCCVDERDRVQKKTFTKWVNKHLIKAQRHISDLYEDLRDGHNLISLLEVLSGDSLPREKGRMRFHKLQNVQIALDYLRHRQVKLVNIRNDDIADGNPKLTLGLIWTIILHFQISDIQVSGQSEDMTAKEKLLLWSQRMVEGYQGLRCDNFTSSWRDGRLFNAIIHRHKPMLIDMNKVYRQTNLENLDQAFSVAERDLGVTRLLDPEDVDVPQPDEKSIITYVSSLYDAMPRVPDVQDGVKANELQLRWQEYRELVLLLLQWIRAHTAAFEERRFPSSFEEIEILWCQFLKFKETELPAKEADKNRSKGIYQSLEGAVQAGQLKVPPGYHPLDVEKEWGKLHVAILEREKQLRSEFERLERLQRIVSKLQMEAGLCEEQLNQADALLQSDVRLLAAGKAPQRAGEVERDLDKADGMIRLLFNDVQALKDGRHPQGEQMYRRVYRLHERLVAIRTEYNLRLRGTPRHPELEDSTLRYLQDLLAWVEENQRRVDGAEWGVDLPSVEAQLGSHRGLHQSVEEFRAKIERARTDEGQLSPATRGAYRDCLGRLDLQYAKLLNSSKARLRSLESLHGFVAAATKELMWLSEKEEEEVGFDWSERNSNMAAKKEAYSALMRELELKEKKIKEIQSTGDRLLREDHPARPTVESFQAALQTQWSWMLQLCCCIEAHLKENTAYFQFFSDVREAEEQLRKLQETLNRKYTCDRSITVTRLEDLLQDAQDEKDQLNEYRGHLSGLAKRAKAIVQLTPRNPTQPTRGRVPLLAVCDYKQVEVTVHKGDECQMLGPAQPFHWKVLSGSGSEAAVPSVCFLVPPPNQEALEAVARLEAQHQALVTLWHQLHTDMKSLLAWQSLSRDVQLIRSWSLVTFRTLKPEEQRQALRNLELHYQAFLRDSQDAGGFGPEDRLQAEREYGSCSRHYQQLLQSLEQGEQEESRCQRCISELKDIRLQLEACETRTVHRLRLPLDKEPARECAQRIAEQQKAQAEVEGLGKGVARLSAEAEKVLALPEPSPAAPTLRSELELTLGKLEQVRSLSAIYLEKLKTISLVIRSTQEAEDALRTHEEQLKEAQAVPAALPELEATKAAMKKLRAQAEAQQPVFDALRDELRGAQEVGERLQQRHGERDVEVERWRERVTQLLERWQAVLAQTDVRQRELEQLGRQLRYYRESADPLGAWLQDARRRQERIQAVPLADSQAVREQLRQEKALLEEIERHAEKVEECQRFAKQYINAIKDYELQLVTYKAQLEPVASPAKKPKVQSGSESVIQEYVDLRTRYSELSTLTSQYIRFISETLRRMEEEERLAEQQRAEERERLAEVEAALEKQRQLAEAHAQAKAQAEREAQELQRRMQEEVARREEVAVDAQQQKRSIQEELQQLRQSSEAEIQAKARQVEAAERSRLRIEEEIRVVRLQLETTERQRGGAEGELQALRARAEEAEAQKRQAQEEAERLRRQVQDETQRKRQAEAELALRVKAEAEAAREKQRALQALEELRLQAEEAERRLRQAEAERARQVQVALETAQRSAQAELQSRHASFAEKTAQLERTLEEEHVTVVQLREEATRREQQQAEAERAREEAERELERWQLKANEALRLRLQAEEVAQQKSLAQAEAEKQKEAAEREARRRGKAEEQAVRQRELAEQELEKQRQLAEGTAQQRLAAEQELIRLRAETEQGEQQRQLLEEELARLQSEAAAATQKRQELEAELAKVRAEMEVLLASKARAEEESRSSSEKSKQRLEAEAGRFRELAEEAARLRALAEEAKRQRQLAEEDAARQRAEAERVLAEKLAAISEATRLKTEAEIALKEKEAENERLRRLAEDEAFQRRKLEEQAAQHKADIEERLAQLRKASESELERQKGLVEDTLRQRRQVEEEILALKASFEKAAAGKAELELELGRIRGNAEDTLRSKEQAEQEAARQRQLAAEEERRRREAEERVQKSLAAEEEAARQRKAALEEVERLKAKVEEARRLRERAEHESARQLQLAQEAAQKRLQAEEKAHAFAVQQKEQELQQTLQQEQSVLERLRGEAEAARRAAEEAEEARERAEREAAQSRQRVEEAERLKQAAEEQAQAQAQAQAAAEKLRKEAEQEAARRAQAEQAALRQKQAADAEMEKHKKFAEQTLRQKAQVEQELTALRLQLEETDHQKSILDQELQRLKAEVTEAARQRSQVEEELFSVRVQMEELGKLKARIEAENRALILRDKDNTQRLLQEEAEKMKQVAEEAARLSVAAQEAARLRQLAEEDLAQQRALAEKMLKEKMQAVQEATRLKAEAELLQQQKELAQEQARRLQEDKEQMAQQLAQETQGFQRTLETERQRQLEMSAEAERLRLRVAEMSRAQARAEEDAQRFRKQAEEIGAKLHRTELATQEKVTLVQTLETQRQQSDRDADRLREAIAELEREKDKLKKEAELLQLKSEEMQTVQQEQLLQETQALQQSFLSEKDSLLQRERFIEEEKAKLERLFQDEVAKAQKLREEQQRQQQQMQQEKEQLLASMEEAQRRQREAEEGVRRKQEELQLLEQQRQQQEQLLAEENRRLRERLEHLEEEHRAALAHSEEITAAQAAATRALPNGQDVADGPAAEPEHAFEGLRQKVPALQLQEAGILSTEELQGLAQGRTTVVELTQREDVRRYLQGHSSIAGLLLKPGNEKLTIYAALRRQLLSPGTALILLEAQAASGFLLDPVRNRRLTVTEAVKEGVVGPELHHKLLSAERAVTGYKDPYTGQQISLFQAMKKDLIVREHGIRLLEAQIATGGVIDPVHSHRVPVDVAYQRGYFDEEMNRVLQDPSDDTKGFFDPNTHENLTYMQLLERCVEDPETGLRLLPLTDQAAKGGELVYTDSEARDVFEKATVSAPFGKFQGKTVTIWELINSEYFTAEQRRDLLRQFRTGKVTVEKIIKIVITVIEEHEQKGQLCFQGLRALVPAAELLESGVIDWDLFRQLQLGERSVQEVAEVEGVRRALRGSGVIAGVWLEESRQKLSIYEALKKELLQPEAAVALLEAQAGTGHIIDPATSTRLTVDEAVRAGLVGPELHEKMLSAEKAVTGYKDPYSGQSVSLFQALKKGLIPREQGLRLLDAQLSTGGTVDPSKSHRVPLDVACARGYLDKETSTALSAPRDDAKTYYDPRTWEPATYSQLQQQCRPDPLTGLSLLPLSEEAARARQQELYSEVQAREAFQKATVEVPVGSFQGRAVTIWELINSEYFTAEQRQELLRQFRTGKVTVEKIIKIVITIVEEVETTRRERLSFSGLRAPVPASELLAAGILSSSQFEQLKDGKTSVKDLSELDSVRTLLQGSGCLAGIYLEESKEKVTIYEAMRRGLLRPSTAILLLEAQAATGFLVDPVRNQRLYVHEAVKAGVVGPELHEKLLSAEKAVTGYKDPYSGSTISLFQAMKKGLVVREHGIRLLEAQIATGGIIDPVHSHRVPVDVAYQRGYFDEEMNRILQDPSDDTKGFFDPNTHENLTYRQLMERCVEDPETGLRLLPLKGPEKAEVVETTRVYTEEETRRAFEETQIDIPGGGSHGGSTMSLWEVMQSDLIPEEQRAQLMADFQAGRVTKERMIIIIIEIIEKTEIVRQQNLASYDYVRRRLTAEDLYEARVISRESYSLLREGTRSLREVLEAESAWRYLYGTGCVAGVYLPGSRQTLTIYQALKKGLLSAEVARLLLEAQAATGFLLDPVKGERLTVDEAVRKGLVGPELHDRLLSAERAVTGYRDPYTEQTISLFQAMKKDLIPAEEALRLLDAQLATGGIVDPRLGFHLPLEVAYQRGYLNKDTHDQLSEPSEVRSYVDPSTDEHLSYTQLLRRCRRDEASGLLLLPLSDARKLTFRGLRKQITVEELVRSHVMDEVTAQRLQEGLTSIEEVSKNLQKFLEGTSSIAGVLVDATKERLSVYQAMKKGIIRPGTAFELLEAQAATGYVIDPIKGLKLTVEEAVRMGIVGPEFKDKLLSAERAVTGYKDPYSGKLISLFQAMKKGLILKDHGIRLLEAQIATGGIIDPEESHRLPVDVAYQRGLFDEEMNEILTDPSDDTKGFFDPNTEENLTYLQLMERCVTDPQTGLRLLPLKEKKRERKTSSKSSVRKRRVVIVDPETGKEMSVYEAYRKGLIDHQTYLELSEQECEWEEITISSSDGVVKSMIIDRRSGRQYDIDEAIAKSLIDRSALDQYRAGTLSITEFADMLSGNASGFRSRSSSVGSSSSYPISPAVSRTQLASWSDPTEETGPVAGILDTETLEKVSITEAMHRNLVDNITGQRLLEAQACTGGIIDPNTGERFPVTDAVNKGLVDKIMVDRINLAQKAFCGFEDPRTKTKMSAAQALKKGWLYYEAGQRFLEVQYLTGGLIEPDMPGRVPLDEALQRGTVDARTAQKLRDVSAYSKYLTCPKTKLKISYKDALDRSMVEEGTGLRLLEAAAQSSKGYYSPYSVSGSGSTAGSRSGSRTGSRAGSRRGSFDATGSGFSMTFSSSSYSSSGYGRRYASGPTSSLGGPESAAA